CGCCTCGGCGTCGGAGCCGGGCTCCTGGACCGCGCGGGCATCCACCTGCGCACGGAACCGTCCGCCGTCGGCACCCCCGTGATCCTCGCCGACGCCCACGGGGACGTCGCCTTCTACGGCCTGCCGTACCTCGAACCAGCCCTGGTGAAGGACGAGTTCGCGGTGGACAGGGCCGGCCACGAAAGCGTGCTCGCCGCCGCCATGGACCGCGTCCGCGCCGACCTGGCCACGCGTGCGCCGGGCACGCGCTCCGTCGTCCTCGCCCACGCCTTCGTCACCGGCGGCCGGGTCAGCGACAGCGAGCGGGACATCACCGTCGGCGGAGTGGCCGCCGTCCCGGCCGGGGTGTTCGACGGCGTCGACTACGTGGCGCTCGGGCACCTGCACGGCTGCCAGACCCTCACCGAGCGCGTCCGCTACTCGGGCTCCCCGCTCGCCTACTCCTTCTCCGAGGCCGACCACCGCAAGAGCATGTGGCTGGTCGACCTGGGCGCCGACGGCTCCGTCACCGCCGAGCGCCTCGACTGCCCGGTGCCGCGCCCGCTGGCCCGCATCCGCGGCACCCTGGACGACCTCCTCGCCGACCCGGCCCTGACCCGTCACGAGGACGCCTGGATCGAGGCCACCCTCACCGACGCGGTCCGCCCCGCCGACCCGATGGCCCGGCTCGGCGAGCGCTTCCCGCACACGCTCAGCCTCGTCTTCGCCCCCGAGCGGGCCCCCGACGACCCCGAGGTGTCCTACGCCCGGCGGCTCGCAGGCCGCAGCGACCAGCAGATCGCCCAGGACTTCGTCGCCCACGTGCGCGGCGCCGGACCCGACGCGCACGAGGCGGCCGTGCTGCGCGAGGCGTTCGACGCCGTGCGCGCCGACGGCGCCGTGCGGGAGATGGCGCGGTGAGGCTGCACCGGCTCGA
This is a stretch of genomic DNA from Streptomyces sp. TG1A-8. It encodes these proteins:
- a CDS encoding exonuclease SbcCD subunit D → MRLLHTSDWHLGRAFHRVNMLGAQSEFIGHLVTTAREHAVDAVAVSGDVYDRAVPPLAAVELFDDALHRLAALGVPTVMISGNHDSARRLGVGAGLLDRAGIHLRTEPSAVGTPVILADAHGDVAFYGLPYLEPALVKDEFAVDRAGHESVLAAAMDRVRADLATRAPGTRSVVLAHAFVTGGRVSDSERDITVGGVAAVPAGVFDGVDYVALGHLHGCQTLTERVRYSGSPLAYSFSEADHRKSMWLVDLGADGSVTAERLDCPVPRPLARIRGTLDDLLADPALTRHEDAWIEATLTDAVRPADPMARLGERFPHTLSLVFAPERAPDDPEVSYARRLAGRSDQQIAQDFVAHVRGAGPDAHEAAVLREAFDAVRADGAVREMAR